Proteins co-encoded in one Brassica oleracea var. oleracea cultivar TO1000 chromosome C4, BOL, whole genome shotgun sequence genomic window:
- the LOC106338551 gene encoding MATH domain and coiled-coil domain-containing protein At3g58430-like, which translates to MSRVPRLTRLENRDGIAPAKELQLRFRDIARVGIRPISSEISRGYSDASEESEIESMDVNGFQVLPSQVESVRLIFKRHPDIAVEFRAKNQHLRNACMDFLLSLIETMCQSLEDLSNEDLVEADIALTYLKDAGFKVDWLEKKLDIVKDKKEKEQSSLARLQEMEDSLLKLKQHCSDLDALVEKEHEELSDTRTPMSFDDVV; encoded by the exons ATGTCGAGAGTTCCGAGATTGACGAGGCTAGAGAACCGCGACGGGATTGCTCCGGCGAAGGAGTTGCAGCTCAGGTTCAGAGATATCGCGAGGGTCGGGATACGGCCTATCTCGTCAGAGATATCGCGAGG ATACTCGGACGCATCAGAGGAATCTGAAATTGAAAGCATGGATGTCAATGGCTTTCAAGTTCTTCCTTCACAG GTAGAATCTGTAAGACTTATCTTTAAAAGACATCCAGACATTGCAGTAGAGTTCCGTGCAAAGAACCAACATCTGAGAAACGCATGCATGGATTTCCTGCTCAGCTTAATTGAAACGATGTGCCAATCACTCGAGGATCTCTCCAATGAAGATCTTGTGGAAGCAGACATTGCACTTACGTACTTGAAAGACGCTGGTTTTAAGGTGGATTGGTTGGAGAAAAAGCTGGATATAGTTAAAGACAAGAAGGAGAAAGAGCAGTCCAGTTTGGCTCGGCTTCAGGAAATGGAGGATAGTTTACTGAAACTGAAGCAACATTGTTCAGATCTGGATGCCCTAGTGGAGAAGGAACATGAAGAGTTGTCGGACACAAGAACTCCTATGTCATTCGATGATGTTGTTTGA
- the LOC106338552 gene encoding uncharacterized protein LOC106338552: protein MDLIEDSDGRLDHMERSAVETEKTVKVIYEGWRKLKEANAKLDERVGAVESRLGSVEFQLQKITAAIDRIGSNTTSSKPHGKDVAGSSEPQVHDSVTESENLSLGYRRYFRAAKYSEQEKLELVALSLTGEVLNWYLWEAEEEMFESWFHFKWRMLERFAESVDDEPHNRLCALTHTGSVRQYVKEFEELITQVKGIDEPSMIRNFYTGLKQEMKEVIKLKKPKGLRNHIAAVIKMESSTLCQVMGEQLQIMMLIDDIEVEVLQDAYAEEVETSDTQEQDVQGPQLMEISLNAYLGIDSLMTTKLRGLLAGVKAVVLIDCGATHNFVTPQLALKVGLSAHSNSQMHLVLVDLVLGIQWLRTLGKFEIDWITQEWRFWHRGRRAMLSGELDLHQLQPALQSLSVDDGQWTVPRDSWFSVLQKEKPLSPVLPVEAERVLQLYEHIFDKPQGLPPVRGREHAITSKVGTTAINVRPYRYPQAHQEAMSSMVAEMLEKRLIRVSISPFSSPVLLVKKQDKSWRFCVDYRALNHATIEGKYPIPMIDQLLDQLHGDKIFSKMDLTAGFHQICMEEKDIHKTSFRTNDGHYEFLVMPFGLTNAPSTKNEEDHVHHLEEVLKVFDRHKLFANKKKCLFAQNQVEYLGHVISAAGVATDNVKTESMRAAQIAFDNLKQAMVSAPVLALPYFTQTFVVECDAYGFGVGAVLMQGGRPIAYFSHALSAREQLKPIYERELMAVVLAIRKWKHYLLG, encoded by the exons ATGGATTTGATCGAAGATTCTGATGGAAGATTGGATCATATGGAGAGATCGGCCGTAGAGACGGAGAAGACGGTTAAGGTGATCTACGAGGGATGGAGGAAGTTGAAGGAGGCTAACGCAAAATTAGACGAACGAGTCGGTGCTGTCGAGTCACGTTTGGGCTCCGTCGAGTTTCAGTTACAGAAGATCACAGCTGCGATCGACAGGATCGGGTCCAATACGACTTCGTCGAAACCTCACGGTAAAGACGTAGCAGGATCTTCGGAACCTCAGGTACATGACTCGGTAACTGAATCGGAAAATCTCTCGTTAGGATATCGGAG ATATTTCAGAGCAGCGAAATATTCAGAACAAGAGAAACTTGAATTGGTGGCTCTGAGTTTGACTGGGGAGGTATTGAACTGGTATCTATGGGAAGCAGAGGAGGAGATGTTCGAGAGCTGGTTCCACTTCAAATGGCGGATGTTGGAGAGATTTGCGGAGTCGGTTGATGATGAACCTCACAATCGTTTGTGTGCTTTGACGCATACCGGTTCTGTACGTCAGTATGTCAAGGAGTTTGAAGAGCTGATAACTCAAGTTAAAGGAATTGATGAGCCTAGCATGATCAGAAATTTTTACACTGGTTTGAAGCAGGAAATGAAAGAGGTCATCAAACTCAAAAAACCAAAAGGTTTACGTAACCACATTGCTGCAGTGATAAAGATGGAGAGCAGCACTTTATGTCAAGTCATGGGTGAAC AGTTACAAATTATGATGCTCATTGATGACATAGAAGTTGAAGTATTGCAAGACGCATACGCCGAAGAAGTGGAAACTAGTGATACGCAGGAGCAGGATGTGCAGGGACCACAACTGATGGAAATCTCTCTCAATGCTTACCTTGGCATTGACTCGCTTATGACAACTAAACTGAGAGGGTTGTTAGCCGGAGTAAAAGCTGTGGTCTTGATTGATTGTGGAGCCACACACAACTTTGTTACTCCTCAGCTCGCACTGAAGGTGGGATTATCAGCACATTCAAACTCGCAAATGCATTTAGTGTTGG TGGATTTGGTTCTTGGGATCCAATGGTTGAGAACGTTAGGTAAATTCGAGATTGATTGGATCACTCAAGAATGGAGGTTTTGGCACAGAGGAAGACGGGCAATGTTGAGTGGTGAATTAGATCTTCACCAACTGCAACCAGCTTTACAAAGTCTCTCTGTGGACGATGGGCAGTGGACGGTTCCTAGAGATTCTTGGTTCAGCGTGTTGCAGAAAGAGAAACCATTGTCTCCGGTGCTACCAGTTGAAGCTGAGAGAGTATTACAGTTGTATGAGCACATTTTTGACAAGCCACAAGGCCTACCTCCTGTAAGGGGCAGAGAACATGCGATCACGTCGAAAGTAGGAACTACAGCTATCAACGTACGACCGTATCGTTACCCACAGGCTCATCAGGAGGCCATGTCTTCAATGGTTGCTGAAATGCTCGAAAAAAGGTTGATACGTGTGAGTATAAGCCCTTTCTCCAGCCCGGTTCTCTTAGTCAAGAAACAGGATAAATCATGGCGTTTCTGTGTTGACTACAGAGCTTTAAACCACGCAACAATAGAAGGTAAGTATCCTATTCCTATGATTGACCAGCTCCTGGATCAACTTCACGGAGACAAGATCTTTTCAAAGATGGATCTTACGGCAGGCTTTCATCAAATTTGTATGGAGGAGAAGGACATTCATAAAACATCATTTCGAACCAATGATGGCCATTACGAGTTCTTAGTAATGCCATTTGGGCTCACAAATGCTCCTTCTAC AAAGAATGAGGAGGATCATGTGCATCACTTGGAGGAAGTTTTGAAGGTGTTTGACAGACATAAGCTTTTTGCGAACAAGAAGAAATGCTTATTTGCGCAGAATCAAGTGGAGTACCTTGGGCATGTTATCTCAGCTGCAGGGGTAGCCACAGATAATGTGAAGACGGAATCGATGAGA GCTGCTCAGATTGCTTTCGATAACTTGAAACAAGCAATGGTTTCTGCACCGGTATTGGCTCTTCCATATTTTACTCAGACTTTTGTGGTGGAGTGTGATGCGTATGGGTTTGGTGTGGGCGCAGTACTGATGCAGGGGGGTCGTCCTATAGCTTACTTCAGTCATGCGTTGTCAGCGAGGGAGCAGTTAAAACCGATATACGAACGCGAGTTGATGGCAGTGGTTCTCGCAATACGCAAATGGAAACACTACCTTCTCGGTTGA